ttCCCACACCCAAAAAGGTTCAAAATCTTCAACTTTCTACAGCGACTACTAACAAACTCGAGACCATCATCACTAAAACCTGAGCAGTCACTGATGTTGAGCTTAGTTAAGTTTGGCCAGCCACGGGCCAAAGCAGAAAGGGACGGAATGACGGATCACCAAGTTTAGAGTTTATGCTGAGGTCAAGATCCTCCAAATCATGACAGTTATTAGCAATGGTCTCGACTATATCATCATCAAGCAGCGGTTCAAACTTTTGCCGAAGGGTCAAACCCCTTAGTTTTGTGAGCTTTGGAGCAAGAGAAAGCACCAACTTG
This is a stretch of genomic DNA from Helianthus annuus cultivar XRQ/B chromosome 16, HanXRQr2.0-SUNRISE, whole genome shotgun sequence. It encodes these proteins:
- the LOC110882284 gene encoding LOW QUALITY PROTEIN: F-box protein SKP2B (The sequence of the model RefSeq protein was modified relative to this genomic sequence to represent the inferred CDS: deleted 2 bases in 1 codon) encodes the protein MEGEKLMKSGGESRVKREWEEIQLELLMKIVSFMDDRTVIVASGICSRWRNVICSEVSRISLSWCTNNMNKLVLSLAPKLTKLRGLTLRQKFEPLLDDDIVETIANNCHDLEDLDLSINSKLGDPSPSLSALARGWPNLTKLNISDCSGFSDDGLEFVSSRCRKLKILNLFGCGKGRRRELVLAVLTTRGG